Proteins encoded in a region of the Rutidosis leptorrhynchoides isolate AG116_Rl617_1_P2 chromosome 9, CSIRO_AGI_Rlap_v1, whole genome shotgun sequence genome:
- the LOC139868319 gene encoding uncharacterized protein — protein sequence MADEEISIIHPSDNKRKLDDLNNEPLDQSTTDTNANSDFNSPVNAVSPIDPDVKRPRFDNNQNHLELEASKNGQEKLSDKPYDEDIAERSASIETTNNEQGETQTKVDTGLNETREESVTDELNASVVDNAKESDEQEHQDPSPDDTIQQDQTTSAGESISRKMEVPSNKVGVLIGKAGDTVRTLQDNSGARIHITRDAEADPHSTTRSVEIIGSLESVNKAEKLIKDVIAEADAGGSPLLVAKGFSNLQSSAAVEQVQIQVPNDKVRFIIGKGGENIKNLQSRSGARIQCIPQHLPEGDQSTERTVRITGDMRQIEMAKEMIKETMIQPTRSTAPATGYNQQNLRPRGPNSQWGPQSHPSQPTGYDYPQKGPYPSQSSQYSSQGYGNYPPQQPSHRNNHLNWEQRPPPNMQGPPEHTGHDFYARQGAHMHAPSGPGPVMGPPPSQANYNYGPQPTSYPQTASQGYGHGYSDQGPAQHPYGTHGPPPSYNTPQQGPYSQPYGQPRPSQPGDVPYQGPAPPTQSYGANAPPQQPYPYASSGPMQQGYSQYPSAPGPVAYPQQNGQPVSGYTQTGAPQHAPGYAQSAPAASYGQYPATQPGFTAQASTTNPGYGYQGAGDGTYAGSGYGPPSVGLPGAYSQAATVQPGYEQPNPQSGSYGNVPQPQPQPQAGYGQYDNSQMYAGHR from the exons ATGGCGGATGAAGAGATTTCTATAATTCATCCATCTGATAACAAACGTAAACTTGACGATTTAAACAACGAACCCTTAGACCAATCAACAACAGACACCAATGCCAATTCCGATTTCAATTCCCCTGTTAACGCTGTTTCCCCCATTGATCCCGACGTAAAACGACCTCGTTTTGACAACAATCAAAATCATTTAG AGCTGGAAGCTAGTAAAAATGGGCAAGAGAAGTTGTCAGACAAACCCTACGACGAAGATATTGCTGAACGATCAGCTTCTATCGAGACGACAAACAACGAGCAAGGGGAAACTCAAACAAAGGTCGATACAGGCTTAAATGAAACGCGCGAAGAATCTGTAACCGATGAATTGAATGCGAGTGTCGTTGATAATGCTAAAGAATCAGATGAACAGGAGCATCAGGATCCCTCACCTGATGATACTATACAACAGGACCAAACTACGTCTGCTGGTGAATCTATTTCACGCAAAATGGAGGTCCCTAGTAATAAG GTTGGTGTTCTTATTGGCAAGGCTGGAGATACTGTTAGAACACTGCAAGACAACTCGGGGGCACGGATTCATATCACACGTGATGCAGAAGCTGATCCTCATTCGACCACTAGATCTGTGGAGATAATAGGTTCTTTAGAAAGTGTAAACAAGGCTGAGAAGCTGATAAAGGATGTTATAGCAGAG GCAGATGCTGGTGGTTCTCCTTTACTTGTTGCGAAGGGCTTTAGCAATCTCCAGTCTTCTGCAGCTGTGGAACAAGTTCAGATACAAGTTCCAAATGACAAG GTTCGGTTCATTATCGGAAAAGGTGGAGAAAATATAAAAAATCTGCAGTCAAGATCTGGAGCTCGCATTCAG TGTATTCCGCAACATCTTCCTGAGGGAGATCAGTCCACTGAGAGAACCGTGAGAATAACTGGTGATATGAGACAGATCGAGATGGCAAAAGAAATGATCAAGGAAACAATGATTCAG CCTACAAGGTCAACAGCACCAGCAACTGGTTATAACCAACAGAACCTTCGTCCACGTGGACCCAATTCTCAATGGGGCCCACAAAGCCATCCTTCACAGCCGACTGGATACGACTATCCACAAAAAGGACCATATCCGTCACAAAGTTCACAATATTCCTCACAGGGATACGGAAACTATCCTCCACAGCAACCGTCCCACAGGAACAACCACCTTAACTGGGAGCAAAGGCCCCCACCAAATATGCAGGGCCCCCCGGAACACACAGGGCATGACTTCTATGCTAGGCAAGGGGCCCATATGCATGCACCATCTGGGCCTGGACCTGTAATGGGCCCACCACCTTCTCAAGCAAATTACAATTATGGGCCCCAACCAACTTCATATCCACAGACTGCGTCCCAGGGTTACGGTCACGGCTATAGTGATCAGGGGCCTGCCCAGCATCCATATGGCACACATGGGCCACCACCTTCATACAACACTCCACAACAGGGTCCCTACAGTCAACCTTATGGTCAACCCAGGCCAAGTCAACCGGGAGATGTTCCCTATCAAGGTCCTGCACCACCAACCCAATCATACGGTGCAAACGCCCCACCTCAACAGCCTTACCCTTACGCATCAAGTGGACCAATGCAACAAGGCTATAGTCAATATCCTTCCGCCCCAGGTCCAGTTGCTTACCCTCAACAAAATGGTCAGCCTGTTTCTGGCTACACCCAAACTGGTGCACCACAACACGCACCTGGGTATGCGCAATCAGCACCTGCTGCTAGTTATGGTCAGTACCCTGCTACACAACCTGGCTTCACTGCTCAAGCTTCTACAACTAACCCAGGTTATGGCTACCAAGGAGCAGGTGATGGTACTTATGCAGGCTCGGGGTACGGTCCACCTTCTGTAGGACTGCCTGGTGCATATTCTCAAGCGGCTACTGTACAACCAGGCTATGAGCAACCCAACCCTCAATCAGGTAGTTATGGAAATGTTCCGCAGCCACAGCCGCAGCCACAAGCAGGTTATGGTCAGTATGATAACAGTCAGATGTATGCAGGGCACCGTTAA